The DNA region tagagggtgaatgggcaagacaaaatatttaactgcctttgaacggggtattgtagtaggtgccaggtgcacctgtttgagtgtgtcaagaactgcaacactgctgggtttttcacggtcaacagtttcccgtgtgtatacaCCACCCAAAGGcattccagccaacttgacaaaccCTGTGGAATTtgtccctgtggaacactttcgacaccttgtagttcATGCCCCGATGAGTTGAGGCTGTCCTGAGGGCAAAAGGAGATGCAACTCAATAATAGGTAGGTGCTcctgatgttttgtacactcactgtatATTTCTGGATGTtatgtatccctggaaataatcaaaagcttgtccaaaaaaagtgGTCTCCTGGCCAACTTACTTATGGGGTAAATTGAGTTGCGGGACAAGGTAAGTTAAGCCGCCTTCAAATGTCTTTACTGAgttagatattaccactacctttatAAAACCATGTCTatatttatttcccaaacacaattcaacacaatcacaatagCTTTTTTGACTTTTAATCATTTTAAGCATCTATTGACACagacttaacacttttttttacaCTTTTAACATAGGCTAGGTTCTAGGTTAAGAAGAAAACActttgctcaacttgccattggctctaccattggctcaacttaccccaaggcaaacattttgactatattagcccacacagctacaaggatgcacttttgtgctaggtttaggaccttaTATTGAAGCTTAGAGAGAGctcaactgatgtatagaacacaATAATGATCTGCTTTgatttagatacaagcatcatgaaacctaacacaatacattcatttGACTTGGTAGAAATCTGTTTTTTGGGCCTAACTTGATATActactttttccatgtggtttcttcctttacAGACCATGAAATGATAACCTCTTCCAAAATATTTGATCAGATGATACATTTTTTTCCTAGAAACAaaggtggctcaacttaccccacacTCCTCTACCTGTCTTAGTACATTTCTTGATAGTAATTCAGATACTGTAATTCCATTCAGTAGGAGCGAAAAGGAGACATGGAAAACGAGAAGTGGTGTTTCTATTGGACGAGTTCAGGTAGTAGAGGTTCAAAATGTCAATATTTTCTCCCATTTCATACCTACTGAACGGGACCCAGCATAAATATGGCATATTGCTTTTTGTATCAACCTCTTTTCCACTAGGAAGCTGTGGTGATTCAGCTGCAGGACGAGAGGCTAGTGAAGATCAAGGATGTGCTGAAGGAGTTACCAGCTCCCCATTACAGGTAAACCTCCACCTATTCAGTAATTTCTCCTACTTTTATATAGAAAGAGTAAATGTTTGCAATGTttccatatattacatggatggaACCATCTGTTTGTAAATTGGGATAAAAAAATTGTGCCATGTGTCGTTTTTCTCCAATAGTTTCAACTGTTTTCAAGCTACATCTACAAAATTAAACCCATTTTCCTCTCCCTTTGCCCCTTCTCCCTCACCCTGGTTTCTTTGGACTCTGCAGTTCCTGATGTGTCACCTTATCAAGATGGCTTCTTATTCCTCGCCATTGTTTGGGCTCCAAACCTTCTCAAGTGTATTTATCTacatgagagagaaagacatgaaCGAGGTAGAGATAGTTAAAACAGTGTGTTTGCATTGTTCAACgttatttaacaggtgacatcagtaagggatcatagctttaacctggtcagtctatgtcatgggaaAAGCagatgttcataatgttttgtacacccagtgcatgtagatatctttgttagaaagaatactatatttcccttgatgtagtgatgctgaatgtaaaaaattGCTCAACTTACTTATCTGGGGTCCACTTACTGTCAAACTCACCCGTTTGGAAACAAACACATTACACTGCTATACTTGACCACACATACACAGGTacaagacacaaacacacacacacgcttacctTACTTTCTGTGTGTTGGATGACACCCCAGATAGCCTGTAGATCCCATCTACAACCCCATGCTTCTAATGAATTCACTGCAGCTTCGCAGCACCTGAGGAACTGAGAGACAGACAAGATGATAATACTATGGAACTGACAGGGATGAACACCAGGATGCTAATATTTAACTTATTCAGATACAACATATTCTAACAGACTGAGGGAACCTGGGACTTACTCTCCTGACAGGTTATAGCCAGGTGGTCCAACAGGTGACAGCCAAACACCTTCTCATTGTTCCCTCCTTTTCTCCGGAGTCTCCGCATCTCTTATTTTCTCCTGCCTCAACTTCTCACATCCAGCCCTGTTGTCAACTATGTGTGTATTTAATATTAGTATTTTCTGTATGAATTGGTCAATTGTAACCAGTTGCGATTTtaacatgtaaatcttggtggcgcaaaaaaaataaaaaattggggGAACACATGCCAGCAAAGCaaatacacaacacaacactaaacaatacattaattacagtataagggtgaatccttaccactgctacacaaGACACCGGCTATCTGgtagcgaaacagttaattcagcctcatttactgcctttaaaaaaaaatggctgacttgcttaaaacctctctaggacaggggtgccgctagcggcactcctcccacactccattgaaaaggcagagcggcaaattcaaaaaatacattttttttaaatatttaactttcacacattaacaagtccaatacagcatatgaaaggcagacatcttgtgaatctagccaacatgtccgatttttaaaatgttttacagggaagacaaaatatgtaaatctattagctaaccaccttagcaaaagacaccactttctaACACCAATCAGTTTTTACGTCCATCaccagctatcactaattcgacaaaatgaagatatatatagccactaaccaagaaacaacttcctaagatgacagtctgataacatatttattgtatagcatatgttttttttgaaaaatgtgcatatttatggtataaatcataaattacatttcagctacactcaaaaattgcaccgaaagcagccataacatttacagacaccaacatcaaatacctaattactcctcataaaacatttctgagaaatacatactgtgcagcaaatgaaaaacaggattcttgtgattccagacaatatttccgatttatgaaatgttttacattgaaaactaaatgtagcgctaaattagcatagccacgccagacagacacacttgggcgcgcgcgaccagttgacatgcacgacagatatatgaaataacattataaatttggtcttactttggctgatctttcatcagaatgttgatcaagttgtccttagtccagaagagtcgttcaatccattcagaatggcaactttccatcTTCATTTAGCAGGGGTACTAGtcgagtggcacggatctctccaacgtaaacaaaggaaacattacggaacacggcaaaactcccgaaaaaattcaaataatctgattaaactatattgaaaaaacatacattacgatgacatggtctcatttatcaaatcaaatccgagctggagatagttcacgtcagaaacggcagcaaaacaaaacatgatatctctcccaagtcgacttcctgaaattgacggtctcgccaaagaaataggtcttatttcacgtcagaacaagataaacgcaagatttctcttctgacgtcctcttgacacccagaggaaggcgtacgaggtgtgtttcgggtcataggtggcatgaccatgtataggcagagcgttgaagcgagcataaacatcttggattttacttcctggtcggggaaagtgctgccaaaggacttgtgttccactcagagaaaaaattaaaacggttttagaaactatagactcttttctatccaatagtattaacattatgcatattgtaagagcaaaaatatattaagaggccgtttgaaaatttgcacatattttccagtttttccaaAACGCCCCCTATAGCCCCTAACAggtttaaacaaatgtggtttctacatTACTATGGCATAAGGAGAatacaagcggataagaggcaatccgtaatttcgattaagacaatgagcgagctaggacggacgtagtcaatataactatttattcagcacttttgaaatgtacagcaacagaattcagaacatgggcctttcttacagtattctccctgtacaccaagtcagaaccataggataaataaagggggcatgaAAGTGCTTTCAATATTTGattatgacatttctctaaaacaggctatatgctacatgtgcaccaccaagtcagaacagtaggctaagttataagggggaaagggaccacattattagggtgaggcacatgggctaataacagcgtaccacaatgtacacttAGTATacatttcttagctacagtatacatatctctgaggggtctttggcctggtttgctaactacttctctcaaagagtgcagtgtataaagtcaaagcatctgctgtctcagccactgcctgtcactaagggtgtaccccaaggctcgatcctaggccccatactcttctcaatttacatcaacaacatagctcaggcagtaggaagctctcccatccatttatatgcagatgagaCAGTCttgtactcagctggcccctccccggattttgtgctaaacgctctacaacaaagctttcttcatttccaacaagctttctttgcccttaaccttgttctgaacacctccaaaacaaatgtgatatggtttggtaagaagagtgcccatctccccacaggtgtgattactatctctgagggtttagagcttgaggtggtcacctcatacaagtacctgggagtatggctagatggtacactgtccttctctcagcacatatcaaagctgcaggctaaagttaaatctagacttggtttcctctatcgtaatcactcctctttcacctaagctgccaaactaaccctgattcagatgaccatcctacccatgctagattacggatacgtaatttatagatcggcaggtaagggtgctctcgagcgactagatgttctttaccattcggccatcagatttgccaccaatgctccttataggacacatcactgcactctatattcCTATGTAAACtgttcatctctgtatacccgtcgcaagacccaatGGTTGATACTTATTTATAAaatcctcttaggcctcactcccacctatctgagatatctactgcagccctcatcctccacattcaacacccattctgccagtcacattctgttgaaggtccccaaagcacacacaacCCTGGGTCGTttgtcttttcagttcactgcagctagcgactggaacgagctacaacaaacactcaaactggacagttttatctcagtcTCTTCATTccaagactcaatcatggacactcttactaacagttgtggctgcttcgcatgatgtaatgttgtctctaccttcttgcatttgtgctgttgtctctgcccagtaatgtttgtaccatgttttgtgctgctaccatgttgtgctgctgccatgttgtgttgctagcatgttgttgtcatgttgtgttgctgccatgctatgttgttgtcttaggtctctctttatgtagtgttgtgttgtctctcttttcgtgatgtgtgttttgtcctatatttttatttttaatcccagccctcgtccccgcaggagggctttgccttttggtaggccgtccttgtaaataagaatttgttcttaactgacttgcctagttaaataaaggtcaaattaaaAAATTCAATaaatctccctggcatattacataatttatgcagcagtcTAGCATTTTCTCGATTTATGGTTCTTTCAAgacaaaaacaaggttgaatcatgacgtccgtgatcttcaggtcagagctctagaaagaggcctgattTGGAATtatgagttggatgaccgttcaaaacctattttcccagtcggagctcgttctTTACCAGAGTTCCCAggtgtcttgaactcactgaagtacgaggtttcccagttccgagttttcAGTTATTTTGAACACGGCAGAAGTAATGCTGGATTGACAGCGTGGCCAtggtattcaaccttttctggcccattttgttgaatgtttatccttttacgcttggaaaagagacccttaaacacagacttggaccacacacccactccactgaaatACAGGCTAGTaattgctttgcaacgcttgcagttagccactgattccttccaaaccactcattattGAATTTGTGATTCCCaatttgttgtgtaatgtttatgtccaatggccgatgagcaccaatacgttttatctataattgcTCTTCATCATTTTTCTTCATACGACAAGGAtcgaaaaggatttgccagtagattgtcgacttgattcatgatgatgactgctagcttgcaaGCTAAGATTTTTAAAGAATGATGTTGACataagtccaatcaaagctatggtagatacatgatttgatgtcattttgtgggaaaatcaaaagaaattggccaagacctccacaaatctggttcatcattgggagcaatttccaaacacctgaaggtaccatgttcatctgtacaaacaatagtacacaagtattaacaccatgggaccacgcagccgtcataccgctcaggaaggagatgcgttctgtctcctagagatgaatgtactttggtgtgaaaagtgcaaatcaatcccagaacaacagcaaaggaccttgtgaagatgctggaggaaacaggtacgaaagtgtctatatccacagtaaaacaagtcctatatcgacataacctgaaaggccactcagcaaggaagaagcctctgctccaaaaccgccataaaaaagccagactacggtttgcaactgcacatggggagaaagatcgtactttttggagaaatgtcctctggtctgatgaaacaaaaatctaactgtttggtcataatgaccatcgttatgtttggaggaaaaagggggaagcttgcaagccggagaacaccatcccaactgtgaagcacgggggtggcaggatcatgttgtgggggtgctttgctgcaggagggactggtgcacttcacaaaatagatggcatcatgagggaggaaaattatgtggatattttgaagcagcatctcaagtcaggaagttaaagcttggtcacaaatgggtcttccaaatggacaatgaccccaagcatacttccaaagttgtggcaaaatggcttaaggacaacaaagtcaaggtattggagtggccatcacaaagccctgacctcaatcttatcgAAAATGTGTggggagaactgaaaaagcgtgtgcgagcaaggaggcctaaaaacctgactcacaccagctctgtcaggaggaaagggccaaaattcacccaacttattgtgggaagcttgtggaaggctactcgaaacatttgacccaagttaaacaatttaaatgcaaagctaccaaatactaattgagtgtatgtaaacttctgactcactgggaatgtgattaaagaaataaaagctgaaaaaaataattctctactattattctgacatttcacattcttaaaataaagtggtgatcctaactgacctaggacagggactttttactctgattaaatgtcagaaattgtgaaaaactgagtttaaatgtatttggctaaggtgtatgtaaacttccaactctATATATTTTCTTTGCATTTTTGCAAACTGATATTTGACACGTATTAATGACAAAATAAAATGCTAAACAGGCAACAACAACGGTAACGTGACATAAGGATTTCATAAACATTTACAAAGCCCCATTAATATTCTATGCTGTTTTGTTTTCTTCATTGCATTTAATTGTGCTTTATTGTTTCACTCTGAAGTGCATTGCTTTACTGTGTTATACTGAGCTGTGTTTTGAGCCTTCTGCTGGATCATgctgttttgtgttgtgtttgtgGCACTCTGTAAAGTAAGAAAACAGCCAAATCATCTTCTCAATATTTGTACACCAATACAACACTTAATGCGAACACTTAAAATCTAAATGTGCATCCCTCACATTGTACAGCATACATCTCTCTTCACTTCCCCTAATGTATTTTTTCCCACAAAATAAACAGGCCACCCCTTTCACCCGAACACTCCTAGTCTCCCTCTCAGTGCCGTGGTCTGAggacacgtttttttttttttttttgggggggggggggggggggggggttggataaACGCCGAAAATAAGATCTGTggtaacacaggcttaggagctCTTATACTTTTTGTGCTGAGAAAATCTTCATTAGCTAACGCCagtttttgtgaattttgaagcatttacAGAATGTCATCAAAACACATGAaacacataaaggcttcataatacataaaaggtcatgttaactgactgacattatttaataaaaaatataagCCTGTGTTTTTGGCGTTTATTCAAATTCCCCATAGGCTTTGACCAACGAGCCATGGCTAACTCATTTCAGTTTTTTAATactacaagctggcgagctctaCTGTGGCGCTCTCACTGCAGCGGAAGTCAATTGAACCACACGTTGTGACTGCAGGCTGGTTGTAGAACATGAAGCCTCCGAACCTGACTCAACCTCTCCATTCCCGACCCTTACCTTCCAACCCCTATCACACTGTCACAGTTGCTCCTCTCGAGTTTCAGGGTGACTTAAGAGGTAAAAACAAGAATAAGAAAGAGTAAGAGAGGTAAGACTGTTCCTACCTTCACTGCACCGGCACATCCAAGAAGCAGCAACCTACCGACTCTGTTGATTGGCAAATCAGTGAAACAGTAAATCACTCAAACTAATCATATCAATCTATTTAACTGATCTATTTAGCTATCtacagcagggatgggcaactggcggctAACCTTTTGTAGGCCCACAGATCAATTTCCAAAAACTGAAAAAATATATGCACGTAAGGCCCCAAAAAGGCTAGGGCTGGCACTGATTGCacgtgtgggtatggatgtgggtaagTAGACACTGCTCACTGCGTGATTGCACGTGCGGCCCCTCATGATAAATTCACATTTTTAGTGGCCCCCATCAAACTTGCCCATACTTGATCTATACTATCTAATGTTCTTTGATTCAGATTACCAGTTTTATCCTGTACCGGTGCAGTGTCAGTTTAGACAACGTACATAGTAAAGCATAGTTTGCAGATGTAAAATGTAAAGCTGTATGAGCATGTATAGCCTATGACACTGAAACAAATATTAAAACTGCCTAGTTTTGAGTTGACATAACTAAACATTTTAAGGCAGCAGAGTAACGTGAAAATACAACTTGGGAAATCAAGTTAAGTTATTAACTAGACCTAATATGAGACTGTCCCTTTGGAAAGAAGTGACATCCCAGCTAGTGTTGGTCTAACTATACAAAACACATACTAAAAGGATCCTATAAATGATTTATCTAAAAGCAGATGGACTCttccatgacataatttttaATTAATATAAgatgtttatgattttgttgccAAAAACACATTAACAGTTGTAAATAGGTTGTTAAAATGAAAGTGAAGAGCCATCAACAGACAAAGCATTTCACAAATCAATTGGGAGAAAAATATTGTAAAATGTCTCTGTACCTTCTAAATACCTTCTGTACAACATTTTCAAAAAGAAAGTATGCAATTATGTCCCTATTAGTTCCACCTGGTCTGAGACAACATAACACTTGTGTGTGGATCCAAGGGGTATCGGGGTACAACATTTTGAGACACTGGACTCTCTCCTATGTGAGTTCTCTGATGTGACTTCATACTGGAGCGCCGGGTGAAGCATTTCCCACACTGTGTGCACTCGTATGGCTTCTCCCCACTGTGGACCACAGCATGTCTGATGAGGTTCCACTGCTTGGTGAAACTCCTGCCACACTGTTCGCAGGTGTGCGGTTTCTCTCTGAACCGCTTCTCAGTGGTGCCGCCCGACCTCCACCGAGTCCTCATTCTCTTCACCATGTTAAAACTACTGCGACTCAGGCTGTATCCAGAGAAGGTGGAGGTGGTGGCCATGTTTGACCCTGTCATGCACTCACTCATTctcactgttgattctgaagccCTGTACTGATGCTGCCTTGGCTGTAGAGCTAAACTATTTCCATCATTATTTGAGTTTAGCATCTCACTGCTCTGTCCTTCTGGCATCTGTTGTCTAGTCTCATCAGCCAATGTCCTGATATGTCTTTTCATCTGTGCTGCTGTACTGAACATGTTAGCATGTGGTTTCCCTTTAGAGTGAAGTGATGGCCATACATCATCTGTCATAGTAGGAAGGGATGGAAGCCCACTGTGAGATGGGAAAATTGAGATATTCTGAGAGTACTCTTCTGACGCATGAAAGGAGAAAATTGGGTGGCCATCAGGGTCAGTGTCTCTGCCTGGATCCACAGAGGTCCACAGCTGCCCATCAGTCTCATCCATGACAAACTGGTCAGGTCCTGCCAGGGCCGTGGTCTGATCAAgatcctcctctttctcatcctTCACCATCACTAGCTCTAGTGAGTCCTCATCTGGCCCGTGCTGCTCTGTGCTGAACACGTCTGTAGATGTGAGCCGGGGTGTGTCTGGTTCCTCTGGACCATCAGAATTGGGGTAATGTTCCACTGAGTCTTCAGGAGATATGTTGGGTTGTGGGATGAAGTCCTCAAAGTGCCGTTGCTCAAAGGATGGTGGTTGCCCAGGCTTGGAACCAGACTCTAAAGATTTAGGATAAAATACACATTACAAAAGACCCTTAAGTTGGAAGACATGACTGCTTTAGAACTGACTGTGAGTGTACGCGCCCTAGGTTTAGCTGAATTGAAGCCAATGAACACGCATACCACCACACCCACACAGTCTTTCATAGACAGAGCAGTACCCCTTATGGTCG from Salvelinus fontinalis isolate EN_2023a chromosome 26, ASM2944872v1, whole genome shotgun sequence includes:
- the LOC129824230 gene encoding zinc finger protein 263-like codes for the protein MASCNFQSQLVSIMEVLAKAAVAEINKRVDDSCAVIRLEMTQSQRDIDALKRKCQMMEGELKKTRVRRKVFYPMASARSSYPVKIVLNKQRSNSQWRDGEDSQPQPTDVEQRVETEPILIKDEETAEDVWKTDPQEELRITGEESGSKPGQPPSFEQRHFEDFIPQPNISPEDSVEHYPNSDGPEEPDTPRLTSTDVFSTEQHGPDEDSLELVMVKDEKEEDLDQTTALAGPDQFVMDETDGQLWTSVDPGRDTDPDGHPIFSFHASEEYSQNISIFPSHSGLPSLPTMTDDVWPSLHSKGKPHANMFSTAAQMKRHIRTLADETRQQMPEGQSSEMLNSNNDGNSLALQPRQHQYRASESTVRMSECMTGSNMATTSTFSGYSLSRSSFNMVKRMRTRWRSGGTTEKRFREKPHTCEQCGRSFTKQWNLIRHAVVHSGEKPYECTQCGKCFTRRSSMKSHQRTHIGESPVSQNVVPRYPLDPHTSVMLSQTRWN